The bacterium genome has a window encoding:
- a CDS encoding aldehyde:ferredoxin oxidoreductase codes for MERGYANRTLYINLDNNTIDIKPVTAQMKELFTGGRGFCLWLLWNATKPTTQWDDPENEFVVAGGPIGGITQYPGSGKCTVVTLSPMTKSVIDSNSGGYFGPFLKFSGFDALEVQGKAERDVVIFIDGDNGRVTIEDAPLDAVDTHLVNRQMTDLYGETEKQKRGVSVISAGQAADYNAICGVNISYYDARRKDVRIKQAARGGAGRVLRDKRIKAIVVRYSEMGPNSNGVADMALLRKAGQRINKEITDFDAVQNDMRGTGTPYLVDIMDRFDLLPT; via the coding sequence GTGGAGCGTGGTTACGCCAACCGCACACTGTATATCAATCTCGACAACAACACGATCGACATCAAACCGGTCACCGCGCAAATGAAAGAGTTGTTCACCGGCGGGCGCGGCTTCTGCCTGTGGCTGCTGTGGAACGCCACCAAGCCTACCACGCAGTGGGATGATCCCGAGAACGAGTTTGTGGTCGCGGGCGGTCCCATTGGCGGTATCACCCAGTATCCCGGTTCAGGCAAGTGCACGGTGGTGACGCTATCGCCGATGACAAAGTCGGTCATCGACAGCAATTCGGGCGGTTATTTTGGGCCGTTCCTCAAGTTCTCCGGCTTCGACGCCCTGGAAGTGCAGGGCAAGGCCGAGCGCGATGTGGTCATCTTTATCGACGGCGATAACGGCCGTGTGACGATTGAAGACGCACCCCTCGATGCGGTGGACACCCACCTGGTCAACCGCCAGATGACGGATCTGTACGGCGAGACCGAGAAACAGAAGCGCGGTGTTTCGGTCATTTCTGCCGGCCAGGCTGCCGATTACAACGCAATCTGCGGCGTGAACATTTCCTACTACGATGCCCGCCGCAAGGACGTGCGCATCAAGCAGGCCGCGCGCGGCGGTGCGGGGCGCGTGCTGCGCGACAAGCGCATTAAAGCCATCGTGGTGCGCTACAGCGAAATGGGTCCCAACAGCAACGGCGTGGCCGATATGGCGCTGCTGCGCAAGGCCGGCCAGCGCATCAATAAAGAAATCACCGACTTTGACGCGGTGCAGAACGACATGCGCGGAACCGGTACGCCTTATCTGGTGGACATCATGGATCGCTTTGACCTGCTGCCCAC